The following coding sequences are from one Lolium rigidum isolate FL_2022 chromosome 6, APGP_CSIRO_Lrig_0.1, whole genome shotgun sequence window:
- the LOC124662997 gene encoding protein MOR1-like has translation MSTKDEKLLRASPVASPKVSPKECRIERLGDVFYALKEAKKLPWDERLQHKNWKVRTDANIDLAALCDSITDPKDARLREFGVPARASVTMISSQDSLQSQALFNINMDSNKEDRERRVLVRKFKFEEPRPEQIDELKALPSSGKDVVLDFLPELFDGLKDQPYMLTEAEAAIFLLCLIEKSGHNIEEVREKMGELIKQMMNIYSLPKLLPYILEGLRSKNNRTRIECVDIIGYFMDNNGTEVGGLLKNLPSVAALTAERDGEIRKAALNTLATAYKNLGDDVWRFVGKLSDAQRSMLDDRFKWKAREMDKRREGRPGDARAALRSFS, from the exons ATGCTCTCAAGGAGGCCAAGAAACTGCCGTGGGATGAGCGGCTGCAGCACAAGAACTGGAAGGTGCGCACCGACGCCAACATCGACCTCGCCGCGCTCTGCGACTCCATCACCGACCCCAAGGACGCACGCCTCCGCGAGTTTG GAGTTCCAGCAAGGGCCTCTGTTACTATGATTTCTTCCCAAGACTCATTACAATCTCAGGCATTATTTAACATTAATATGGACTCAAACAAG GAAGATCGGGAGAGACGTGTTTTGGTACGTAAGTTCAAGTTTGAAGAACCGCGGCCTGAGCAGATTGATGAACTGAAG GCACTTCCTTCAAGTGGGAAAGATGTG GTTCTTGACTTTCTACCGGAGCTATTTGATGGTCTGAAAGATCAACCTTACATGTTAACGGAAGCAGAAGCTGCAATCTTCTTGCTTTGCCTTATAGAGAAG TCTGGTCACAACATTGAGGAAGTCAGGGAGAAAATGGGGGAGCTGATAAAGCAAATGATGAATATCTACTCTCTTCCAAAACTACTTCCCTACATTTTGGAGGGACTGCGCTCCAAGAATAACCGAACTAGGATAGAGTGTGTTGATATTATTGGATATTTCATGGATAATAACGGGACTGAG GTTGgtggtttgttgaaaaatttgccATCTGTTGCTGCATTAACAGCAGAGCGTGATGGAGAAATCAGGAAAGCCGCTCTTAATACGCTTGCCACTGCTTACAAGAACCTTG GGGACGATGTTTGGCGATTTGTTGGAAAACTTTCAGATGCTCAAAGAAGTATGCTCGATGATAGATTTAAATGGAAG GCTCGGGAAATGGACAAGAGGAGAGAAGGAAGGCCTGGTGATGCTCGAGCAGCTTTGAGATCGTTCAGTTAG
- the LOC124662998 gene encoding LOW QUALITY PROTEIN: protein MOR1-like (The sequence of the model RefSeq protein was modified relative to this genomic sequence to represent the inferred CDS: deleted 1 base in 1 codon; substituted 1 base at 1 genomic stop codon): MGQTRWGDTASNNANPSVHSTDAQLKQELAAVFKKIGDKQTCTIGLYELYRITQLYPKVDIFAQLQNASEAFRTYIRDGLAQVEKNAAAGRTPSSLPLSTPPPXAIASIPSPKFAPFPVHTKSINSKTDCNEDDPFRVQGDSDIRLQSTEQQTDRFQSSGTLDALRERMKSMQAAAVGGNFDGAHTRPLASMNGNMLHGGTRLDGEPQTPSNIPPMDERALSGLQARMERLKSGSMDPL, from the exons ATGGGCCAAACTCGCTGGGGTGACACCGCATCGAACAATGCAAATCCATCAGTTCATTCAACTGATGCACAATTGAAG CAAGAGCTTGCTGCAGTATTCAAGAAAATTGGTGATAAGCAAACATGTACTATTGGTCTTTATGAGCTGTACAGGATAACCCAGCTGTACCCAAAG GTTGATATATTTGCTCAGCTTCAGAATGCAAGTGAAGCATTTAGAACGTACATCAGGGATGGGCTTGCTCAG GTGGAGAAGAATGCCGCAGCTGGAAGAACACCCTCTAGTCTTCCATTATCAACGCCACCTCCA TAGGCAATAGCATCTATACCTTCTCCAAAATTCGCACCTTTTCCTGTCCACACAAAATCGATAAATAGCAAAACCGATTGTAATGAAGATGATCCCTTCAGAGTCCAAGGAGACTCTGATATTAGGCTACAATCTACTGAACAACAGACCGATAGATTCCAATCCTCAG GGACACTGGATGCTCTCAGGGAAAGAATGAAAAGCATGCAAGCTGCAGCTGTAGGAGGTAATTTTGATGGAGCTCATACAAGGCCATTGGCAAGTATGAACGGTAATATGCTACATGGGGGCACACGACTGGATGGTGAACCACAAACACCAAGTAATATTCCACCCATGGACGAGAGAGCATTATCTGGGCTGCAAGCACGAATGGAGAGGCTGAAGAGTGGGTCTATGGATCCACTCTAA